In Anabaena sphaerica FACHB-251, the DNA window GGAACTAACTTCCATCACCCCAAACTCACACCCAGCATCAACCGCTTCTGCTAAACGTTGCTGTAAGTCCACAGCAAAAGGAGTAGTAAAAGCCGCAGTTTGGGAAAAACCAGGCCAGCGAGTGTAAAGAGTTCCTAACAAAGCCGTAGGTAAATTAGCCCCAGTAAGAAAATATTCAATTAAGTGAGTAGTGGTAGTTTTGCCATTCGTGCCTGTCACACCCACCATTCTGAGTTTTTGTCCAGGATAACCGTAAAAAGCCGCAGAAATTTGAGCGCAGGCTTTATTCATGTTACTGGCACTAATCACCACAGATTCAGGTGTAGGTGGATTTTTTTCCACCGCTTCAAGAGAGACAATAGCCGCAACCGCACCAGCAGCTAAAGCACTTTGCCAAAACTCTCCCCCATCAACTCGTGTTCCAGGCATTCCAATAAACAAATCTCCCACACCGCAAGCATGGGAGTTAGTTTTGATCCCCTGAACTTCCACATCCGCAGTATTTGGATATTCTACACCGTCTACAACCGCCAATAATTCCCGTAATTGCATATACCACACCTTGCTACAAGCTGACCTTGCGCTTATTCTGCATTATTTTTTTCTGTATTGGGAATATATTTTAAAAGCATTTGTTCCAACTGCTTGACATTTGCACGAGGAGAAGGACGGGGTATAGGTTGTAACTCCTCTGCGCCCTCTGCGTCTCTGCGGTTCGATAAAAACAAAACTGGTATTTCATACTGATAAGCCGCAAACCAATCTTCACGAGTCGTAATATCGCGGACTTCCAAATCAAAACTGAGATTTTCGATTTTTTCCAACTTTTCTTGTAAACCTTCACAGAGATGACAACCGGGTTTACTGTAGAGGATGATTCGCATAAGATTGGTAATTAATTGTTTGTACGTGTTGTTTTGTTTAATTGCCATACTTTTCTGTATGGGAAAAACAAAACCCTCATCTTACACCTTGCTTGATTAGGTTAATAGAAGAAAGTGTTAGAGGATGTTTGTAAAGTATATACCCAAGCTGATTAGAAGATTTTAGCCAAAAACATTAAACCTGAAATACTATAACCTTTTGCCATGAATAACAGTATCAGAAGATAGATAAACTCATTTCCTCTAAGACCGAAAATTTTATTTTTTTTTATATCTCAACAGTCTGAAGAATAGTTTTGTGTAAAGAATAGCATTGATA includes these proteins:
- a CDS encoding glutaredoxin family protein; the encoded protein is MRIILYSKPGCHLCEGLQEKLEKIENLSFDLEVRDITTREDWFAAYQYEIPVLFLSNRRDAEGAEELQPIPRPSPRANVKQLEQMLLKYIPNTEKNNAE